AACCGGCAGCAAAAGTAATTTGTCTTCATCCAACCACTATATTTTATGCAACATTGGCGCAACAAACTTTTTTGTGCACCTTGACCAGGGATTATATGCATGGCTGTTGTAAGTTTTCTATGCCTGCTCAAACATGTTTATATGCCTTTGTTGTGATGTAGGATGGTTGGAGGGATTCCTCTCCAATTGTTGTGAGAGGTCTATGGTGGCTCAGACATAGGACATGGCTTGCGATGTCCATGACTTCCTTGGCTTGTGGCGGTGGCATAGTGTGATCTTGATGTAGTTGATGTGTTAATGTAAAAAGTTAGTTTTCCATGTTATGTTTATATGCTTGGATGACATGAGGAAAACTATTGGTTTCTATGTAATGTTAGTTGGGTTTCAATATTTTGTTAACTGAGTTTCTATGCATGTTGTGAGTTGGGACAATTAGATAGTCCACACCTAGTGGTTAGTGTTTTATTTGTTTCTATACATTGTTTCTTTATTAATTAAATATGTCCTAGAGGGAAGCATGGTGTAAAGTTTCTATGCATTGTTCCTCTATTAAATGAACATCTCCTAGTGAAAAGCATGGTGTGGGTATGGGCTGTTATGGTGTTGGTTATAATAGGCCCCTCCCCTAGTAGGAAGGGTCTGTGTGCTTCTATGCATTGTTCTTGTATTAAATAAACATCCTCTAGTGAAAAAGCAGGACGTCGGTTGGGGCCATTACGATGTTTGTTATAATTGCCCCTTCCCATGGGTAGGGTTCTATAGGTTTCTATGCATTGTTCCGCTATTAATTAAATAGCCTAGAAAGAAGCATTGTGTGGGTTGGTGCAGTCAGGGTTTTTGAAACAATAATACCCAGAGCAGAGATTTTTTGAGGGTTCTATGCATTATTCCTGTGTTAGTTATACATCCCCCAGTGGAAAGTATGGTGTGGGTGTGTGCAATCACAGTTTTCAAAAAATTAATACCCAGAGGAGAGGGTTTTGTGAGGGTTGTATGCATTGTCCCCCATGTTAATTACACATCCCATAGTGGGAAGCATGATGTTGGTGGAGGCAATCACGATTGTGTCAGGGATAATGTCCATCTCGTAGAGAGATTTTTACGAGGTaacaaattaatttttattcatccAACCACTAATTTATATGTGTGCCAAAAACTTTTCTGCGCATCTTGACCACTGATTCTATGCATCCAATCGGCCATCACATGccatgattcaaatttcaaattttggagaagaCGAGATCGTCTCCAGGTTTTACGCTTACGGTCTTCAAGTTCTATACATTATCCCCATGTTAATTATACACCCACATAAGTGGGAAGCATGATCTTGCTGGAGGCAATCACAGTTGTGTCAGGTGGAATATCCGTCTCGCGGAGAGGGTTTTTACGTggtaacaaaattaatttttattcatccAACCAAAAATTTCTATACAACGTCGGTTGCAAAAACATTTTACACACCTAACCACTAATTTCTATGCAACCACTAATTTCTATGCAACGTCGATGCCATGCACAACTTGACCAGTGATgctaatttcaaatttcaaattttggagtaGACGAGATCGTCTCCATGTTTTACGCATGCGGTCTTCATGTTTTATGCATTGTTCCCATGTTAATTATACACCTACATAGTGAAAAGCATGATGTTGGTGTGAGGCAATTAAGGTTGTGTCAGGTGGAATGTTCATCTCACGGACAGGTTTTTACACGGTtgcaaaattaatttttattcatccAACTACTAATTTCTATGCAACGTCGGTGCAAAAAACTTTTTTGCGCATCTTGATCATAGTTTCTATGCATCCAAATGGCTGCGGTGACCATACTTTTTTGCGCATTTTGACCATAgttcccagagaggatcactgggctgcggtgaagcggctactacgctacatgaaagggacggtggatcaagggatcatctttctcaagaccggcgggagtaggctATAGCTcattgtgttcagcgatgcagacatggcgggagacatcgacggacgatggagcacctctggcgtgctcgtcttcctcgggacGGCCctaatttcatggttgtcgctgaaacagaaggtggtggcgctatctatgtgcgaggcagagtacatagcggcagccacagcggcgtgccaagttgtgtggctacgccggctgctaggtgagctgaccggcgtggaatctcacccaccagcaccgatggtggacaaccagcccgccatcgccctcgcgaagaatccggttctacatgatcggagcaaacacatcgacgtgaagttccacttcctcagggactgtgtcgatggagggcagatcgtcatcgagttcgttgaaactggtcggcaacttgcggacgtcctcaccaagccgctcggatgtcttcgactcacggagctgaaggagatgatcggcatgaagagggtacaagggatagcagtaggtttaggggaagattgttagaataaactactgcttttccttgtgtgaacacaacaagggaaggcagcgccgaaaggccccctgctgtgatactgtaaccgctgcaggtgcaggcgctgcATGGCTCAcatgcagcactgtagccatgtAGTGGCCGGCGGAGAGTCAGcactgtatgttatctagttactgttacagcatgtgggcTGTATTAGGAcaagatagatagagttgtataaatagactaccacggcaactcagtaaagagagttcagatttgccatctcacagacagggcttcggccaacgctggtgtcttgtattgtgcgtgcatgctctgttctcccttcttcttctagctccagccatagtgtgtgggacgAACAATGCTTGTTCGtgatcggcacggctagtgggtgctcggtaacactagcgggtgctcgacaagactagtgagtggttcactcacctgagccgatgatcctgtgggccaacagttTCTGCATTAGGGAGTGCCCTAAGGCCAACATTGACCTACCTCAGCTCTTTATATTGGTTGGGCCCAGGGATTGAAGAGACGAGCTCCAAAAGGCAAATCTCAACCGTACAAGGAAATTCTTGTGAAATCTAGGTAGGTAATTTATTTATGCATTTGGCTAAATCACACCTCGCGATTTTATCATATACTATTCCATTATCTAGAAAATGCCACCATGGTCCACTGCACTGCTGGGTCTATGTGAATTCAACGGCTTATATGTTCTTTTTTCTAAAAGAAAACGTCCCTATAGCTAGCTAAAGACTGGCCTAAGAACTATGCATATCAGGTGAAGGTGAAAGTCTCACTCTGTGGGCTCCTGCTGGATGGGAATACCCTGTGGACGTGTGGCCATGCACGAGCCCATGCGTTCACACCTTCAAATGGATGCTGCCTCGCTGCTTATTCTATTCATTTTCCTGAATATATTCAGATCACAGCCATATATAATTTTACGACGACTAAACCATCGCACGTGCAAATTAAGCTTGTCACACATAATCAGGACATCACACTCAATTGTTgcactactctctctctctctctctctctctctctctctctctctctctctctctctctctctctctctctctctctctctctctctctgtataTAACCAAGTGCACACCCCACGACCCCTCTCGGCTACCTGACTGTCACACATACACCGATACTACCCCAGCTGGAACTTCGTGTGCAGGGCTCAATCACAGAACAATTGAGTCCTGACCGAATGGACCGCAAGAGCAGCCTCGTCATGCTGCCACCCTGTGACCATGTCTGggagatgatggacgccatgagAAGGCAGCAGGAGGTCCTGATGCAGCTCCAAGCGCTCGTCCTCCCGCTGCTCCACGGCGTCATCGATGGTACCTCGGCCGCTGAGATCGCCGTCCAGCTCTTTGACGACGTGATCGGCTGCAACATAGGCGTGATTTCTACACTTGAAGGGTGCCTCATGAGTACCGGAGCCGGAGGCGGATCATCGGCAGAGCCTGTAGACGACAAGTCGTTGGTGAGGAACAATAGCTGCCGTGTTACTAATAATGGTGAGAAGACGGAGGAGCAAGCGAGGCATAGAAGCGTGGTTGGCCAAAAGAGAAGGTGTGCAATTAGATATTGATACCTCAACATAGCTCTGTTCTTCCCCAGCTGATGACTTCTTTATAATCATAATATATGTCATTGGAGTTAGTAAAACTAACATTTAAGATATTAAACATGATACCTATGCCTTGCATGTTCAACCATATATATAGGGGGGCATTAATTTGGAAGCTAGCTAGGTTAACACCTTTAATTTGCATGCTCATCAAGTTATTAGTGATCTGCTGGGCAAATTTCAACTGATCATGTACATCTAATCATGTTGTAACGTCCATGCATCAGCAATTGATCGATTTTTAGTTCATACATACTGATCCCACGTATGTATCTAGGAGGAAGAACGACAAGCGATCAAGATCCCTTGTGACACATGTTACACATTACGATGGCCATCAATGGAGAAAATATGGGCAGAAGAACATCAATGGGAGGCAGCATCCTAGGTAATACATCTATCTATATATACATTACATTCTTTTATTACCAGCTAACAAAACAAGCTACGTTGTTATTAGGTAGCTTGTTTCGTTAGCTGATGATCTCTAAAAGTTCAATGGACACAAAATATGTAACAATAATCACTATATTGGCATGATGAACTTGTGATCAACTGAGCAGGAGCTACTATAGATGCACCTACAGAGAACAGAACTGCTTTGCAACGAAGACAATTGAGCAACAAGAACAAATTGATGATACCTCAACTGGCGAGGAAATTGCAAAGTACACTGTTGTGTACTACGGTGACCACACTTGCAAGGACCATAGCGTCAGCATAGTCCAGCTTCCTCAACTAGTCTGCAGTATGGATCTTCAGAACATGGAAATGGCTCAAACAAGTTCAAGTGTTCAAGATCCTGAGGCAGACTTAGACTTGCCAGCTTTTCTAGGGGTGTTTGATAATTCTCTCATTGATTGGGAGGATAGTTGGAAGATATGATATATGTATCTTGTTTTTGCACCGCACATTGTAAGATCATGGTAGGTACAAGTTTTGGTTTATATACTGCATTCAGTGGTGTGTGTTCAATTCTGCCAAAAAGGTTACCCACCAGTATACTCTCTAGTATTTAGACAATGGATGAAATTGGGAGGTTTTGAGCTAGCTTTTGCAGTTAGTCAAATTTTCATTGGAGGCAAGTTCATTATTTAATTAAGGGTACTCACAGTGCTACCTATGAAGTTTCCTTTTGGAATGTAGACTTGATCGAGATGTTTAGTTATCAATTAGGAgtataactatatatatacatattccaCATAATCATCCTAAATAATCGTACAATCAGCTGATCTTGATAATCATCTCTAAAAATAATGGTACTTATGTATGGGGAGTTGGGGGGTTGATTGTTACTAAAGATACCTTAGCAAAGCTCAATGGGTATATAAGGCAGTAAGACATGCAGCTTTTATCATGAAAAGGAGACAATTAAGGACATGTTTTGCAAGTGTCAATTCGCTCGTGTTGTTTGGGTGGTAATACACAAGGCTTTAGTCCTTTCTCAGACATGTTTGGACCATGGATATGAGGGAATTAGTGGAGTCTGAAATTGCTAGTCATATTGGGAGAGACAGCTACTACTTGCTTGTTGCTTTGCAGGAATGATTTAGTatcgaaaagaaaaaaaattcatcTCCTTTACTTACATGTTATCTACTCGGTTATCCATTGGCCTCATTCATGGGCTATCATGCTAAAACCAGCACCTCAAGATTAATTTGGCTATGGTGGCATTGCGTTTAGCACAGGTGGCCAAGGCGTGTTTCTCTCAGGCACATGGGTGACTGCGTGCCTAGTCCTCGGACAAGTGGTCATTAGTGTTCTTGTACTTTTGTTTGTTTTTCTTTGCTGTGTGCACGATATATCTAGGGTGGAGAGTATTTTCAAGATGATTGTTTTAATTCAATGTATTTTTCTTCAAATGTCAACCAAAAGTTCATTCATTTCTTTAAAAAACAACTAGTTTTAATAATGGTTCAGATGACAACGCAAATTTATTCAAACCACTCATCTTGGTTGCaaatatataaacaattttagaCTTGCTAACTTAAGCATGGTACATATATATCAGCACTTGAGTTAATTTATTTGGATACTAAAAGTAACTATATATTGTAATAACTTAAGCATGGTACATATCAGCATTTGAGTTAATTTGTTTGGATACTAAAAGTAACTACATAGTATAGTTATATATTGGCCAATGCATGATGTGAATTTTATCCTAATTCTGGCTCTAAAGTGTTTTTTAGATGAGACACACTTTATTTCAACTAAGTGTGGCTGTGCACGAGTAGGCATGGAATAGAAAAGATGGACAATTTACATTTACTGATAGTATATATAGCACAAACAAAAAGAAAGTGCACTGAAGCTGTAGAAAAAAATAATAGAACTATATATATGGAGGTCAAATTTGCATAGAGATAAACAGATGCATATATTTATCAAGTACTGTAATATTGTTTCGACCTTGTGTGGATCGAAGCATAGGGTTTATCAAGTTTATCAGGTAGCTAGCGAACCATCCTAATTATGTGATTGTTTAAACTCCTGTATATGCATGTTGCATCTCTACAATATCAGACCTTAAGCCTCTGAAATGAGATTAAAACCCACAAAAACAGATGGGCCAGAGCTTATAGAATTACCACTATATGGTGACTTTGATGCTATCAAACTCATTCCCTGAAGTATTAAGAATTATATATTGTAGCTATTTAATCAAAACTTACTATAAACCATTGACCAATTATACAAACAATAATCACCAGGAAAGTCGTTTATTTTTTTAGTGTATTATGCATTAGTTTCTAGAAGAGATGTTTGCTTGTTTGACAAGGCTAGTGTTCTGATGTTCAATCTTTTATATAGGTTGTTGAAAATCATGTCCAAAACAATCCACTTGCATTTGTCGGCTTGAAGAAACAAAATGTGTGACTAGCACTACATATGCTCCGAGCCAGAGATCTAGGTCTACATTTATTGCTTCAAATATTCTGAAGTTGACCGTTCGCTCAAAATTAAGAATTAATGCCCTTGAAAATCTACGCAACATAATTGATGCAAACCATTTTAAATTATTATTATGTCATCTATAACATGGACTAGCAATACATATCCCTAAATAGTCTAAGTGAATCTGCAGTCACCAATGAGCTCGTGAAAGAGACGTTGAGATAAAACATCACATAAATGCACGTGGTAAGTTGAGTTTATTATTACCCAACATCATTCTTACTGAATGACGAGCTTGTGGTGACATGAGCTTGCTTCTGTCATAAACATGCATTAACTTTTGTCGTGGTGTCATctagatctatcaactttgaaactgtatttttgggtccattaactttcgtttggtgtcatctaggtccatcaactttgaaactatatttttggtccatgaacttttaaaatggttcactgcaggtccacgcatgcatgcatgcacgtcggCTTCGGCCTCCGGTCTTTGCGCGTGTACAGCAGCCACTGCATGGACCTCCGACGATGGCGCCACGCATGGACCACTAATAGAAatgggatctttgccgagtgcaaaatgctttgccgagtgtcaaaaatcgggcactcggcaaaaaattgcactcggcaaagagttctttgccgagtgccggacactcggcaaaaaaggctctcggcaaaggatttctttgccgagtgccaggctctcggcaaaagcatggcactcggcataggctgccccgcgtaacggtgttcggacacgtccttctttgccgagtgcctgctgttaggcactcggcaaagaaggttttttttaaaaaaaaaattctttgccgagtgtcccagatctggcactcggcaaagatttttttttggaaaatactttgccgagtgcctccgatctggcactcgacaaaggttttttttaaaaaatttttctttgccgagtgtcccagatctggcactcggcaaagatttttttttgaaaatactttgccaagtgcccttgacacggcgctcggcaaagaatttttttttcgaaatgtctttgccgagtgcccctggaaaggcactcggcaaagaggaattttttttaaaaaactgaaaaccctctttgccgagtgccttattattggcactcggcaaagaccccctttgccgagtgccatgccccggcactcggcaaagtttttttttgtttttggcttccaaattttttgtgcagccctttaaaagtaccaggaactcctagttagaatttggtgATTTTTTGaagctttttgatatatttagttactttatttcgtttacttgaattttttttgaaaaatataaatttgaactgcacgtggtacgaataatggaatttaatgattcaaaaaatgatagtcatgttagtgagtgtagtgtgaggccgtatccaggaacggacccgaaatttcggacatcttgtttaCGAAACATGACTGCGAatttgcgtgcgaagtgtttttaaattctataaaaagcaaacgaagtccgaaaatgatgaaacttgttgagatgaaaCGTGCACGAAattttctgaaatttttatcatagcctccacatatgatatcacgacaagtttcatgattttcggacttcgtttgcttttt
This sequence is a window from Miscanthus floridulus cultivar M001 chromosome 10, ASM1932011v1, whole genome shotgun sequence. Protein-coding genes within it:
- the LOC136487918 gene encoding uncharacterized protein, with product MDRKSSLVMLPPCDHVWEMMDAMRRQQEVLMQLQALVLPLLHGVIDGTSAAEIAVQLFDDVIGCNIGVISTLEGCLMSTGAGGGSSAEPVDDKSLVRNNSCRVTNNGEKTEEQARHRSVVGQKRRRKNDKRSRSLVTHVTHYDGHQWRKYGQKNINGRQHPRSYYRCTYREQNCFATKTIEQQEQIDDTSTGEEIAKYTVVYYGDHTCKDHSVSIVQLPQLVCSMDLQNMEMAQTSSSVQDPETESPLPANCLAPPLTAIPAPPPANAGPPPRRALPSPPRAPRPPATGPPLTPHVAALPRTARQRLPPPPPALSLPGWLHALGRRSPGARLAVCPSRSRPAPLLCLR